One Methylobacterium oryzae DNA window includes the following coding sequences:
- a CDS encoding glutamate--cysteine ligase: MARDSNDTTPLTTRAELIEWFAAGEKPRARFAIGTEHEKIPFYRETRAPVPYEGDRGIRALLEGLARETGWEPILDLGNIIGLSAEAGGAISIEPGGQFELSGAALPDVHATAAELATHLAAAKRVADPLGIGFLTLGMSPKWRRDETPVMPKSRYRIMAGYMPKVGSLGLDMMLRTATVQVNLDFASEADMVRKMRASLALQPVATALFANSPFTDGRPNGFLSRRSEIWRDTDAHRTGMLPFAFDAGFGYEAYVDWLLDMPMYFVKRGDTYHDVSGASFRDLMAGKLPQLPGEFATVSDWANHASTAFPEVRLKRFLEMRGADVGGPGMIAAQAAFWTGLLYDDLALDAALDLVKGWSLANREAARATAPRLGLATPVANTTLGAVAAEALAIARAGLRARGRRDAEGRDEVIYLQPLEAVVAAGRTRAEDLLADYEGRWGACVRPAFTECVF, translated from the coding sequence ATGGCGCGCGACAGCAACGACACCACGCCGCTCACCACGCGCGCCGAACTGATCGAATGGTTCGCGGCGGGCGAGAAGCCGCGCGCGCGCTTCGCGATCGGCACCGAGCACGAGAAGATCCCGTTCTATCGGGAGACCCGGGCGCCGGTCCCCTACGAGGGGGACCGCGGCATCCGGGCGCTCCTGGAGGGACTCGCCCGCGAGACCGGCTGGGAGCCGATCCTCGATCTCGGCAACATCATCGGCCTGTCGGCGGAGGCGGGCGGCGCGATCTCGATCGAGCCCGGCGGCCAGTTCGAGCTGTCGGGCGCGGCGCTCCCCGACGTGCACGCCACGGCGGCGGAACTCGCCACGCACCTCGCCGCGGCGAAGCGGGTGGCCGATCCCCTGGGCATCGGCTTCCTGACGCTGGGCATGAGCCCGAAATGGCGCCGGGACGAGACCCCGGTCATGCCCAAGAGCCGCTACCGGATCATGGCCGGCTACATGCCGAAGGTCGGGTCCCTCGGTCTCGACATGATGCTGCGCACCGCCACCGTGCAGGTGAACCTCGACTTCGCCTCCGAGGCCGACATGGTGCGCAAGATGCGCGCGTCCCTGGCGCTGCAGCCGGTCGCGACCGCGCTCTTCGCCAACTCGCCCTTCACCGACGGCCGGCCGAACGGCTTCCTGTCGCGCCGGTCCGAGATCTGGCGCGACACGGACGCCCACCGGACCGGGATGCTGCCCTTCGCCTTCGACGCGGGGTTCGGCTACGAGGCCTACGTCGACTGGCTGCTCGACATGCCGATGTACTTCGTCAAGCGAGGCGACACCTACCACGACGTGTCGGGCGCCTCGTTCCGCGACCTGATGGCCGGCAAGCTCCCGCAGCTGCCGGGCGAGTTCGCCACGGTCTCGGACTGGGCCAACCACGCCTCGACGGCCTTCCCCGAGGTGCGGCTCAAGCGCTTCCTGGAGATGCGCGGCGCCGATGTCGGCGGCCCCGGCATGATCGCCGCCCAGGCCGCCTTCTGGACCGGTCTCCTCTACGACGACTTGGCCCTCGACGCGGCCCTCGACCTCGTGAAGGGGTGGAGCCTCGCCAACCGCGAGGCCGCGCGCGCCACGGCGCCGCGCCTGGGGCTCGCGACGCCGGTGGCCAATACCACGCTCGGGGCCGTCGCCGCCGAGGCCCTGGCGATCGCCCGCGCGGGCCTCCGGGCGCGGGGCCGCCGCGACGCCGAGGGCCGGGACGAGGTGATCTACCTGCAGCCGCTCGAGGCCGTCGTCGCGGCCGGGCGGACGCGGGCCGAGGATCTCCTCGCCGACTACGAGGGTCGCTGGGGCGCCTGCGTGCGTCCGGCCTTCACGGAATGCGTCTTCTAA
- the selD gene encoding selenide, water dikinase SelD yields the protein MSDAPRLTSLAHGGGCGCKLDPATLRQLLAQQPAAGPFERLLVGNETADDAAVWELEDGTCLIATTDFFTPMVDDPVDFGRIAATNAISDVYAMGGRPLFALAILGMPLGKIDPEVVARILRGGAEQCAAAGIPVAGGHSIDAPEPIYGLAVIGTCRREAVRRNADAVAGDAVLLTKALGVGVYSAAIKRATLDEAGYRDFIATTTLLNRIGTDLAAEPAVHALTDVTGFGILGHGLEIARGAGLTLTLEADALPLLPQAEALARAGAVTGASHRNWAAFGEAVDLPADFPEWRRHLLTDPQTSGGLLVTCSADRADAILARIRAAGYPAAARIGRIEAGPARIRVAA from the coding sequence ATGAGCGATGCCCCCCGCCTGACCAGTCTCGCCCACGGCGGCGGCTGCGGCTGCAAGCTCGATCCGGCCACCCTGCGCCAGCTCCTCGCCCAGCAGCCGGCGGCGGGCCCGTTCGAGCGGCTCCTCGTCGGCAACGAGACCGCGGACGACGCGGCGGTGTGGGAACTGGAGGACGGCACCTGCCTCATCGCCACCACGGACTTCTTCACCCCGATGGTGGACGACCCCGTCGATTTCGGCCGGATCGCCGCGACGAACGCCATCTCGGACGTCTACGCCATGGGCGGCCGGCCGCTGTTCGCGCTGGCGATCCTCGGGATGCCGCTCGGCAAGATCGACCCCGAGGTGGTCGCGCGGATCCTGCGCGGCGGCGCGGAGCAATGCGCTGCGGCCGGCATCCCGGTGGCGGGCGGCCACTCGATCGACGCACCGGAGCCGATCTACGGTCTGGCGGTGATCGGGACCTGCCGCCGCGAGGCGGTGCGGCGCAACGCCGACGCGGTGGCCGGGGACGCCGTCCTGCTCACCAAGGCCCTCGGGGTCGGGGTCTACTCGGCGGCGATCAAGCGGGCGACCCTCGACGAGGCCGGCTACCGCGACTTCATCGCGACCACGACGCTGCTCAACCGGATCGGGACCGATCTCGCCGCCGAGCCCGCCGTGCACGCCCTGACCGACGTGACCGGATTCGGCATCCTGGGGCACGGCCTGGAGATCGCCCGCGGCGCCGGCCTCACGCTCACCCTCGAGGCCGACGCCCTTCCCCTGCTGCCGCAGGCGGAGGCGCTGGCGCGCGCGGGCGCGGTCACCGGCGCCTCGCACCGCAACTGGGCGGCGTTCGGCGAGGCCGTGGACCTGCCGGCCGACTTCCCCGAGTGGCGCCGCCATCTCCTGACCGATCCGCAGACCTCGGGCGGGCTGCTGGTGACCTGCTCGGCCGACCGGGCCGACGCGATCCTGGCGCGCATCCGGGCGGCCGGCTACCCGGCGGCGGCCCGGATCGGCCGGATCGAGGCCGGCCCGGCGCGGATCCGCGTGGCGGCCTGA
- a CDS encoding sulfurtransferase TusA family protein, producing the protein MRDEDPDCVDLDLSGLKCPLPVLRTRKALRGLAAGRTLVVTCTDPLAALDIPNLVREEGARLDAAERLEGPPAGRLRFRITVSARPPHS; encoded by the coding sequence GTGCGGGACGAGGATCCGGACTGCGTCGACCTCGACCTGAGCGGCCTGAAATGTCCGCTCCCGGTCCTGCGCACCCGCAAGGCGCTGCGCGGCCTCGCCGCCGGCCGGACGCTGGTGGTGACCTGCACCGACCCCCTGGCCGCCCTCGACATCCCGAACCTCGTGCGCGAGGAGGGCGCCCGCCTCGACGCCGCCGAGCGCCTGGAGGGGCCGCCCGCGGGGCGTTTGCGCTTCCGCATCACCGTGTCCGCAAGGCCGCCGCATTCCTGA
- a CDS encoding WecB/TagA/CpsF family glycosyltransferase produces the protein MRDIGEISLYLGAMDPVLGEAHTVSAPAPAASGSPQTGATVELFGYRFHTGPAATLVADVAARRDGRPRMIVTANVDHIVQLSENAPFREAYARAAARTLDGMPLVWLARKACGQPVHRITGHDLLGCVLADPPAFARRVFFVSARQDAADALATRLQAAGLPPGAVTSAVPPFGFEHDAAYSRALAERIRAHGTTLLVMGVGAPKSEIWVDRHGQTLGEPVVFCVGDALNVAAGFLPRAPRLMQRLGLEWIYRFLQAPRRLFRRYFIKSWRFIGLAARDQFRRRAG, from the coding sequence ATGCGTGACATCGGCGAGATCAGCCTCTACCTGGGCGCTATGGATCCGGTCCTCGGGGAGGCACACACGGTGAGCGCCCCGGCCCCCGCGGCGTCCGGATCGCCGCAGACGGGCGCGACCGTCGAACTCTTCGGCTACCGGTTTCACACCGGTCCCGCCGCGACCCTCGTGGCCGACGTCGCGGCCCGGCGTGACGGCCGCCCGCGCATGATCGTGACGGCGAACGTCGATCACATCGTCCAGCTCAGCGAGAACGCGCCGTTCCGCGAGGCCTACGCGCGCGCCGCGGCCCGGACCCTCGACGGGATGCCGCTGGTCTGGCTGGCCCGGAAGGCGTGCGGCCAGCCCGTTCACCGGATCACCGGCCACGACCTCCTGGGCTGCGTCCTGGCCGACCCGCCGGCCTTCGCGCGGCGGGTCTTCTTCGTCTCCGCCCGACAGGACGCGGCGGACGCGCTGGCGACCCGGCTGCAGGCAGCGGGCCTTCCGCCCGGCGCCGTGACGAGCGCCGTGCCACCCTTCGGCTTCGAGCACGACGCGGCCTACAGCCGCGCCCTGGCGGAGCGGATCCGCGCCCACGGGACGACGCTGCTGGTGATGGGCGTCGGCGCGCCCAAATCCGAGATCTGGGTGGATCGCCACGGCCAGACGCTCGGCGAGCCGGTGGTCTTCTGCGTCGGCGACGCCCTCAACGTCGCCGCCGGGTTCCTGCCGCGCGCCCCGCGGCTGATGCAGCGCCTCGGCCTCGAGTGGATCTACCGGTTCCTGCAGGCGCCGCGCCGGCTGTTCCGGCGCTACTTCATCAAGTCGTGGCGCTTCATCGGCCTCGCCGCGCGCGACCAGTTCCGGCGGCGCGCCGGCTGA
- a CDS encoding metallophosphoesterase, translated as MTIFFTGDTHFGDPRALRFDHRPYPDLEAHDAGLIAAWNATVAPGDTVWHLGDFALGPSGDRIRAILAGLNGEKHLIVGNNDGPDTLTAPGWASVRHYAELAVEGRMVVLCHYAFRTWNGMSRGALNLHGHSHGKLKPMPKQYDVGVDPMGAAPVPLSAILTSRLRRKR; from the coding sequence GTGACCATCTTCTTCACGGGCGACACGCATTTCGGCGACCCGCGCGCGCTGCGCTTCGATCACCGGCCCTACCCGGATCTCGAGGCCCACGATGCCGGCCTGATCGCGGCCTGGAACGCGACGGTCGCGCCCGGCGACACGGTCTGGCACCTCGGCGATTTCGCCCTCGGGCCGAGCGGTGACCGGATCCGCGCGATCCTCGCCGGACTGAACGGCGAGAAGCACCTGATCGTCGGAAACAACGACGGGCCGGACACGCTGACGGCGCCCGGCTGGGCGTCGGTCCGGCACTACGCGGAACTCGCCGTCGAGGGGCGGATGGTGGTGCTCTGCCACTACGCGTTCCGTACCTGGAACGGCATGAGCCGGGGCGCGCTGAACCTCCACGGCCACAGCCACGGCAAGCTCAAGCCGATGCCGAAGCAGTACGATGTCGGCGTCGATCCGATGGGTGCGGCCCCCGTGCCACTCTCCGCAATCCTGACCTCCCGACTGCGCCGGAAGCGGTGA
- a CDS encoding glycosyltransferase, with protein MTDAADMSPPAHGVAGWPFGRSAGAPARPASLPDGRPWPRIRVVTVAGAGAALAETVASVLRQGYPELRHDLLDPAAGRAAAARILSVPDPEHLFWLRAGDLLAPGALTALALEAALTGADAVAGLRVLFDDAVRGLDGPGAADGGILWRRDALAHAILDADGTLDAASAWSAIPADRRSLIGRPILLHRLDAPPPPPAAGLSIVSLTGTGTRGGAGVAQRRLAEALTLAGHRVAEVTLSGRPEAAEWRDDFPQAEAAVAAAAPDLVLAGNLHGATRSLDVVGRLARRGPVGLVLHDLFPLTGRCAHPRDCGRAASGCDAACPGPDEYPELAPGRIAGMHERKRAVLAGAAPGSPTRPSAPWLLANSDWTLARARELAPPGSVIEPVRLAFPTAVFRPGDRAALRGTLGLPADDVLILVSSVIVDGPDKGFADLRAALQAVAGPGVGVVAVGRLDDPARLGVANLYAPGLIADEALLAAWYGACDLHVTASRHETLGQTPIEAGLCGVPTLAYRTSGLTSAVIDGVSGRLVPVRPGALAEALAALVGDSEARARLGAFARIALESRYSPAASALSLDAVFRRHGLPSAPTGPRFAPGMLGHFPFAADLRAGAAGTVPAISRPLVRRLRRAKQMVFGRRMPLLVRRCLYLAGALRRSQT; from the coding sequence GTGACCGACGCCGCAGACATGTCACCGCCCGCCCACGGCGTCGCCGGCTGGCCGTTCGGGCGCAGCGCCGGCGCGCCGGCCCGTCCCGCGTCGCTCCCCGACGGGCGTCCGTGGCCGCGGATCCGCGTCGTCACGGTGGCCGGCGCGGGTGCCGCGCTCGCCGAGACCGTCGCGTCGGTCCTGCGCCAGGGCTACCCGGAACTGCGGCACGACCTGCTCGACCCGGCGGCCGGCCGCGCCGCGGCGGCGCGCATCCTGTCGGTTCCCGATCCGGAGCACCTGTTCTGGCTCCGCGCCGGCGACCTGCTCGCGCCCGGTGCGCTGACCGCCCTGGCGCTGGAGGCCGCGCTCACCGGCGCCGACGCGGTGGCGGGGCTGCGCGTCCTGTTCGACGACGCCGTCCGCGGCCTCGACGGCCCCGGGGCCGCGGACGGCGGGATCCTCTGGCGGCGGGACGCCCTCGCGCACGCGATCCTCGACGCCGACGGGACGCTCGACGCCGCCTCCGCCTGGTCGGCGATCCCCGCCGATCGGCGGAGCCTGATCGGCCGCCCGATCCTGCTCCACAGGCTCGACGCGCCGCCGCCCCCGCCCGCCGCCGGCCTGTCGATCGTGTCGCTGACCGGGACCGGAACCCGCGGGGGCGCGGGCGTGGCCCAGCGCCGCCTCGCCGAGGCGCTGACGCTCGCGGGCCACCGGGTCGCGGAGGTGACGCTGAGCGGACGCCCGGAGGCCGCCGAGTGGCGCGACGACTTCCCGCAGGCGGAGGCCGCGGTCGCGGCGGCCGCCCCCGATCTCGTCCTCGCCGGCAACCTGCACGGCGCCACCCGCAGCCTCGACGTCGTCGGCCGCCTGGCGCGGCGCGGTCCGGTCGGCCTCGTGCTGCACGACCTCTTCCCCCTGACGGGCCGGTGCGCCCACCCCCGCGACTGCGGGCGCGCCGCCTCCGGCTGCGACGCCGCCTGCCCCGGCCCGGACGAGTACCCGGAGCTGGCGCCCGGCCGGATCGCCGGGATGCACGAGCGCAAGCGCGCGGTGCTCGCCGGCGCCGCGCCCGGATCCCCGACGCGACCCTCCGCGCCCTGGCTGCTGGCCAATTCCGACTGGACGCTGGCGCGGGCGCGCGAACTCGCCCCGCCCGGCAGCGTGATCGAGCCCGTGCGGCTGGCCTTCCCGACCGCCGTGTTCCGGCCCGGCGATCGCGCGGCGCTGCGCGGCACGCTCGGCCTGCCGGCCGACGACGTCCTGATCCTCGTCTCCTCGGTCATCGTCGACGGGCCCGACAAGGGCTTCGCCGATCTCCGGGCCGCGCTCCAGGCCGTGGCGGGCCCGGGCGTCGGCGTGGTGGCGGTCGGCCGGCTCGACGACCCGGCCCGGCTCGGCGTCGCGAACCTGTACGCGCCCGGCCTCATCGCCGACGAGGCGCTCCTGGCCGCGTGGTACGGGGCCTGCGACCTCCACGTCACCGCCAGCCGTCACGAGACCCTCGGGCAGACGCCGATCGAGGCCGGCCTGTGCGGGGTGCCGACGCTCGCCTACCGCACCTCCGGCCTGACCTCGGCCGTGATCGACGGCGTGTCGGGCCGCCTCGTACCGGTGCGGCCGGGCGCCCTCGCCGAGGCGCTGGCGGCGCTGGTCGGCGACAGCGAGGCGCGCGCGCGGCTCGGCGCCTTCGCGCGCATCGCCCTGGAGAGCCGCTACAGCCCGGCCGCCTCCGCGCTGTCGCTGGACGCGGTCTTCCGGCGTCACGGTCTGCCGAGCGCCCCGACGGGCCCGCGCTTCGCCCCCGGGATGCTCGGGCACTTCCCCTTCGCGGCGGACCTGCGGGCGGGCGCGGCCGGCACCGTCCCGGCGATCTCGCGCCCGCTCGTGCGCCGGCTGCGGCGGGCCAAGCAGATGGTCTTCGGGCGTCGGATGCCGCTCCTCGTGCGCCGGTGCCTCTACCTCGCCGGCGCGCTGCGCCGGAGCCAGACGTGA
- a CDS encoding GumC family protein, which yields MFDFSTRMSGERPVRMVLPQVAPPTDGRVILRRLWRGSGFIVLGGLFMVAVAVALLGLIPPRYTSSIQILVDPSDLRVVENDVNARQPQADSGVSIAESQVRVIQSDSVLRRVIAKLHLDQDDEFVLPDGNNPTLTWIKGALGMLPPPASRDPVFTALDTLQNRLTVRRAERTFVIDVSVQSRDPEKAARIANAVGDAYFAEEAAARTETARRASDALAGRLNSLKRDVEQAESAVVRYREDHKLVAASGRLLTDQQLGDLNQQLVTASIKTAEAKSRLDQARRMRSSDPSTALPEMLQSLEMQALRQQYATLSRNTAELATRLGERHPAMAEQYAQQRDLQRLIQREKERIIETTQKDYDRAAASEAAIRANLDRVKNETASSDRAYVGLRELERTLDARRGIYEAYLKRAREASEQERLNTTNVRIISAAVPARQRTFPPSPKIVLPVALVLGLLLGGGIALLLGADSDRRRSLRAATRPAASFRAADA from the coding sequence ATGTTCGACTTCTCGACGCGGATGAGCGGCGAACGGCCCGTGCGGATGGTGCTGCCGCAGGTCGCGCCGCCGACGGACGGCCGCGTGATCCTGCGGCGGCTGTGGCGCGGCAGCGGCTTCATCGTGCTGGGCGGCCTGTTCATGGTCGCCGTCGCGGTGGCGCTCCTCGGCCTGATCCCGCCCCGCTACACGTCGAGCATCCAGATCCTAGTGGATCCGAGCGACCTGCGCGTCGTCGAGAACGACGTGAACGCGCGCCAGCCCCAGGCCGACAGCGGCGTGTCGATCGCCGAGAGCCAGGTGCGGGTGATCCAGTCCGACAGCGTCCTGCGCCGGGTGATCGCCAAGCTCCACCTCGACCAGGACGACGAGTTCGTGCTGCCGGACGGCAACAACCCGACCCTCACCTGGATCAAGGGCGCGCTGGGCATGCTGCCCCCGCCGGCGAGCCGCGACCCGGTCTTCACGGCCCTCGACACGCTGCAGAACCGGCTCACAGTCCGGCGGGCCGAGCGGACCTTCGTGATCGACGTCTCCGTTCAGTCGCGCGATCCCGAGAAGGCCGCCCGCATCGCCAACGCCGTCGGCGACGCCTACTTCGCCGAGGAGGCCGCGGCCCGGACCGAGACCGCACGGCGCGCCTCCGACGCCCTGGCGGGGCGGCTCAACAGCCTCAAGCGCGACGTCGAGCAGGCCGAGAGCGCCGTGGTGCGCTACCGCGAGGATCACAAGCTCGTGGCCGCCAGCGGCCGCCTGCTCACCGACCAGCAGCTCGGCGACCTGAACCAGCAGCTCGTCACCGCCTCCATCAAGACCGCGGAGGCCAAGTCGCGCCTCGATCAGGCGCGCCGGATGCGCTCGTCGGATCCCAGCACCGCCCTTCCCGAAATGCTGCAGAGTCTGGAGATGCAGGCCCTGCGGCAGCAATACGCCACGCTGTCCCGCAACACCGCGGAGCTCGCCACCCGCCTCGGCGAGCGCCACCCGGCCATGGCCGAGCAGTACGCCCAGCAGCGCGACCTGCAGCGCCTGATCCAGCGCGAGAAGGAGCGGATCATCGAGACGACCCAGAAGGATTACGACCGCGCCGCCGCGAGCGAGGCCGCGATCCGGGCCAATCTCGACCGGGTGAAGAACGAGACCGCGTCCAGCGACCGGGCCTATGTCGGCCTGCGCGAGCTGGAGCGGACCCTCGACGCCCGCCGCGGCATCTACGAGGCCTATCTGAAGCGCGCCCGCGAGGCGAGCGAGCAGGAGCGGCTCAACACCACCAACGTCCGGATCATCTCGGCCGCGGTCCCGGCGCGCCAGCGGACCTTCCCGCCCTCCCCCAAGATCGTCCTGCCGGTGGCGCTCGTCCTCGGCCTGCTGCTCGGCGGCGGCATCGCCCTGCTGCTCGGCGCCGACAGCGACCGTCGCCGCAGCCTGCGCGCCGCCACCCGGCCGGCCGCGAGCTTCCGGGCCGCCGATGCGTGA
- a CDS encoding cytochrome c biogenesis CcdA family protein yields MLGTVGFAFLAGLLSVLSPCVLPLIPIVLGTAAAEHRLGPAALAAGLAIAFTAIGLFVATIGFTVGLDGDVFRRAGAVLLVLLGVVLMLPRLQARVATAAGPVGAWAEDHFGGVGSGGLPGQFAVGLLLGAAWSPCVGPTLGAASLMAARGEHLGGVALTMLAFGIGAAAPLMLLGLVSREALLRWRGGLAAAGRAAKAALGAVMVVLGLLVLTGLDKRVEAAAVAASPDWLNAVTTRY; encoded by the coding sequence ATGCTGGGAACGGTGGGGTTCGCGTTCCTGGCCGGCCTGCTCTCGGTGCTCTCGCCCTGCGTGCTGCCACTGATCCCCATCGTGCTCGGCACGGCGGCGGCCGAGCATCGCCTGGGTCCGGCGGCTCTGGCGGCCGGCCTCGCCATCGCCTTCACGGCCATCGGGCTGTTCGTCGCGACGATCGGCTTCACCGTCGGGCTCGACGGCGACGTGTTCCGGCGCGCCGGCGCGGTGCTCCTGGTGCTCCTGGGCGTCGTGCTGATGCTGCCGCGGCTCCAGGCCCGGGTCGCGACGGCGGCCGGCCCGGTCGGCGCCTGGGCGGAGGACCACTTCGGCGGCGTCGGCTCCGGGGGATTGCCCGGCCAGTTCGCCGTGGGCCTGCTGCTCGGCGCGGCCTGGAGCCCCTGCGTGGGACCGACCCTGGGGGCGGCCTCGCTCATGGCGGCGCGGGGCGAGCATCTCGGGGGCGTCGCCTTGACCATGCTGGCCTTCGGGATCGGCGCCGCGGCCCCGCTGATGCTCCTGGGCCTCGTCTCCCGCGAGGCGCTGCTGCGCTGGCGCGGCGGCCTCGCTGCGGCCGGCCGGGCCGCGAAGGCCGCGCTCGGCGCCGTGATGGTCGTGCTCGGGCTGCTGGTGCTGACGGGCCTCGACAAGCGGGTCGAGGCCGCGGCCGTCGCGGCCTCGCCGGACTGGCTCAACGCGGTGACGACGCGCTACTGA
- a CDS encoding glycosyltransferase — protein sequence MTARGDRAGDNAGGARAAPTRRRIYLDQTHLRAHVTGIERVTLDLFAPDRLAPHAVRPVTAGSLPGMVAAQQLGLPARALMDRDALFLFPGFPPGPLCAVAASRCLLYVHDTFLLTRTEDLSLRSRLYMSPSFALALRWCPNLFVNSRTTGADVRALCARRARVALLRPPVRDAFGLAHLPGPAAYAPGRPLRILAIGTIEPRKNYPATLALTAALIRAGIPAELHLVGRVGWGQHAFLDAPPPFLHRHGYLADAELRALAGSCHLLVSTSKAEGLGLPLLEVQHGGLPVVAPDDPVFREVLGASALLIRPEEPDAAAGALAGWIRDGALARAAGMSRANVARWNAIAAEDGARFRRFLAGDPAAYDALESIVAHAGTA from the coding sequence GTGACGGCCCGCGGCGACAGGGCCGGCGACAATGCGGGCGGCGCGCGGGCGGCGCCGACTCGGCGACGGATCTACCTCGATCAGACCCATCTGCGCGCCCACGTGACGGGGATCGAGCGAGTCACCCTCGACCTGTTCGCCCCGGACCGGCTCGCCCCGCACGCGGTGCGGCCGGTGACCGCGGGCTCCCTGCCCGGCATGGTCGCCGCGCAGCAGCTCGGCCTGCCGGCGCGGGCGCTGATGGATCGGGACGCCCTGTTCCTGTTCCCGGGCTTCCCGCCCGGGCCGCTCTGCGCCGTCGCGGCGTCGCGCTGCCTGCTCTACGTCCACGACACCTTCCTGCTCACGCGGACGGAGGATCTGAGCCTGCGCAGCCGGCTCTACATGAGCCCCAGCTTCGCCCTGGCCCTGCGCTGGTGCCCGAACCTGTTCGTTAACAGCCGCACCACCGGGGCGGACGTGCGCGCGCTCTGCGCCCGACGCGCCCGCGTCGCCCTGCTGCGCCCCCCCGTCCGCGACGCCTTCGGGCTCGCGCACCTGCCGGGACCGGCTGCCTACGCGCCGGGCCGGCCGCTGCGCATCCTCGCCATCGGCACCATCGAGCCGCGCAAGAACTATCCGGCGACCCTCGCGCTGACGGCGGCGCTCATCCGTGCCGGTATCCCGGCGGAGCTCCACCTCGTCGGCCGGGTCGGCTGGGGACAGCACGCCTTCCTGGACGCACCGCCGCCGTTCCTGCACCGCCACGGGTACCTCGCCGACGCCGAGCTGCGCGCCCTCGCGGGGTCGTGCCACCTGCTGGTCTCCACCTCCAAGGCGGAGGGGCTCGGCCTGCCGCTGCTGGAGGTGCAGCACGGCGGCCTTCCGGTGGTGGCGCCGGACGACCCGGTGTTCCGGGAGGTCCTGGGGGCGTCGGCCCTGCTGATCCGGCCGGAGGAGCCCGACGCGGCCGCGGGCGCCCTCGCCGGCTGGATCCGCGACGGCGCCCTGGCCCGCGCCGCCGGAATGAGTCGGGCCAACGTCGCGCGCTGGAACGCGATCGCGGCCGAGGACGGCGCGCGCTTCCGGCGCTTCCTGGCCGGCGATCCCGCGGCTTACGATGCGCTGGAGTCAATTGTCGCACACGCGGGCACCGCCTGA
- a CDS encoding NUDIX domain-containing protein codes for MAPRIGGVRLVHDGWARYLVAEVMQEDGSRITREMEDHGRAVAVLPYDPERRVATLVSQFRAPVLYSGGPPSHIEVPAGLLDEGASEDEARREAMEETGLRLSALDFVASAWSMPGISTERMDLFLAAYGEADRTGTGGGLAAEGEAVAVHEIPLPELAAMGRRGAITDMKSLTLLFALQLRRPDLFAERR; via the coding sequence ATGGCACCACGGATCGGGGGCGTGCGCCTCGTACATGACGGCTGGGCGCGCTACCTCGTCGCCGAGGTGATGCAGGAGGACGGGAGCCGCATCACCCGGGAGATGGAGGATCACGGCCGGGCGGTCGCGGTGCTCCCCTACGATCCGGAGCGGCGGGTCGCCACGCTCGTCTCGCAGTTCCGGGCGCCGGTCCTCTACTCGGGCGGGCCGCCGAGCCACATCGAGGTGCCGGCCGGCCTCCTCGACGAGGGCGCCTCCGAGGACGAGGCGCGGCGCGAGGCGATGGAGGAGACGGGCCTGCGCCTCAGCGCCCTCGACTTCGTCGCCAGCGCCTGGTCGATGCCGGGGATCTCCACGGAGCGGATGGACCTGTTCCTCGCCGCCTACGGCGAGGCCGACCGGACCGGCACCGGCGGCGGTCTCGCCGCCGAGGGCGAGGCCGTGGCGGTCCACGAGATCCCGCTGCCGGAGCTGGCCGCCATGGGCCGCCGCGGCGCGATCACCGACATGAAGTCGCTGACGCTGCTCTTCGCGCTCCAATTGCGGCGGCCGGACCTGTTCGCGGAGCGGCGCTGA